The following proteins are encoded in a genomic region of Grus americana isolate bGruAme1 chromosome 5, bGruAme1.mat, whole genome shotgun sequence:
- the DISP2 gene encoding protein dispatched homolog 2, producing the protein MEAAPRSPRREQRPEGTRRGRSPASPREKQNAGPCQTCLAMPETGTTEPSYSGTSWERICPVHHCPIPASPRLGGDHLPSSSHTLGPVSTQFNGQVPSSSQDSQQHHLYYPCNQQDPRGSYGLPPLPGHGEGPMLCSHLSSSDPAPASHREVSETPWKQWSPGQRRPVQHHVVTVRHDKAFRMPKSYSQMIAEWPIAVLVLCSVTAVVCTLAGLLVGNLPDFSEPLMGFEPRDTDIGRKLVVWRNVESHTGYKKTFSLSPYAEKKSYDGIGTSRGQKAAQGEQEARTRRMVEQIYGADGFFCGPPEKSYSQLVFMSTTAGSLWNLQAIQSMCQIEQNKIRSHVHFRDLCQRTEANECCPSWSLGNYIAVLYNRSSCLEITQGDISHTLALLRACAPDYHKGILTPSCIGPETVRQKHSQCAKVPEKCTRFNAIYQLLHFLVDRDFLSPQTMEYQVPSLKYSLLFLPTRKGASMMGIYLDNLESWNLFDNYTSITGMDLGLKQKLFQHYLLLDTKYPVLAILAIFLSISFYLRSVFITLMVLLAVVSSLLISYFLYKVAFRFTYFPFVNLTAVIILSSICANHTFVFFDLWNLSKSQNPSAGLSQWVSQTMHHFAYLMLASCFTTGAAFYASYISNIIAIRCFAIYMGTSVLVNLVFMMTWLPSSAVLYERYIATTCIYKPEDYWNNAGQKRVALSLHYILRGLQNTLSETSKLLFEKLLPCGVIKFRYIWICWFAALAIGGAYISCSNPKLKLPTLETSSVQVFRLSHPFERYDSEYCHQFMFERLEHGEGQRMPVTIVWGILPVDNGDHFNPKSNGTLVTDITFTIQNPDAQKWLLEFCQKVKNKTFYYPDTEQKSTVCFMEEFLRWMDSRQCSQRDHSFNLCCNQFSFPYGSEVFLHCIKMMLLEQGREGAETYDLGLRFDREGNLAALVLQFQTIYHYSFNYSKAKQFYEEIDLWVTEEMKTAPVGLQNGWFTSKLELYNLQHSLSTETMVVMGLSIAISFVVLLLTTWNVLLSVFSVTAIAGTVLVTIGLLVLLEWQLNAVESLFISAAVGLSVDFTVNYCISYHLCPHSDRLSRVAFSLKQMSCATAMAASALFSAGVIMLPATVLAYRKLGIFIMMIKCIGCGFASFFFQSLCCFFGPEKNCGQILWPCAHTMKDYSDDSGLNGSFACGGNEKQNRLRKVQESNTANEQYELQPLSRKLSDSFDNSTSTSKLSNRPSVLSEDTQVEENRCPRLGMHPSFERERQTLQETFGDQQVGLCQCPALQTSSPYKHSSSGAEIHRERLCRDCRCRKYGPKVWDGSGLDHIQPAGMTEEGQLNKSQCSSDTAQQQSDYTSDNSHLPAADIYKIHRCLCSLGSSFDMLNISSETSISDFEQGLKLAESASSCPDVLELSDSYSQTERGYLNGKRDTLRLDLRETVFDISPAASQQNSSSWKNRFGLGSEGPVVLPNSQPDMPDVWIKRSSAQSSGYNS; encoded by the exons agaaaaacaaaatgcaggaCCTTGCCAGACCTGTCTCGCCATGCCAGAGACCGGGACCACCGAGCCCAGCTACAGTGGCACTTCCTGGGAAAGAATCTGCCCGGTCCATCACTGCCCCATTCCTGCAtcccccaggctggggggcGACCACCTGCCCTCCTCCAGCCACACGCTTGGGCCGGTCTCCACCCAGTTCAACGGCCAGGTGCCATCGAGCTCCCAGGACTCGCAGCAGCATCACCTGTATTACCCCTGCAACCAGCAGGATCCCCGAGGCAGCTACGGCCTGCCCCCGCTCCCTGGGCACGGCGAGGGGCCCATGTTGTGTTCCCACCTTTCCAGCAGTGACCCAGCACCAGCTTCCCACCGCGAGGTCTCAGAAACCCCCTGGAAACAGTGGTCCCCCGGGCAGCGACGGCCGGTGCAGCATCACGTTGTAACAGTGAG ACATGACAAAGCCTTCAGGATGCCAAAAAG TTACTCTCAAATGATCGCGGAGTGGCCCATAGCCGTCCTGGTGCTGTGTTCAGTGACGGCTGTGGTTTGCACTTTAGCTGGCCTGCTTGTTGGAAATTTGCCTGACTTTTCAGAACCCTTAATG GGTTTCGAGCCGCGAGACACTGACATTGGCAGAAAGCTCGTTGTGTGGAGGAATGTGGAGAGCCATACAGGCTACAAGaaaaccttttctctttctccttacgCTGAGAAGAAAAG CTATGATGGCATTGGCACTAGCAGAGGACAGAAGGCTGCTCAGGGAGAACAAGAAGCAAGGACACGGAGAATGGTGGAACAAATCTACGGAGCGGATGGTTTCTTTTGTGGTCCCCCAG aaaagagctATTCCCAGCTGGTATTTATGTCCACAACTGCTGGGAGCTTATGGAACTTGCAAGCTATTCAGTCCATGTGTCAAATTGAACAAAACAAG ATACGCTCACACGTTCATTTTAGAGACCTCTGCCAACGTACCGAAGCCAACGAATGCTGCCCAAGCTGGTCTCTGGGGAACTACATTGCTGTCCTGTACAACAGGTCGTCTTGTTTGGAGATAACCCAAGGAGACATCTCCCATACCCTGGCCCTCCTTCGTGCCTGTGCTCCAGACTACCACAAAGGTATCCTCACTCCGTCGTGCATAGGTCCTGAGACCGTGAGACAGAAACACTCTCAGTGTGCCAAAGTCCCAGAAAAATGTACCCGCTTCAATGCCATCTACCAGCTACTTCACTTCTTGGTCGACAGAGACTTCCTGAGTCCCCAGACAATGGAATACCAAGTGCCATCTCTCAAATACAGCCTGCTCTTTTTGCCTACAAGGAAAGGTGCATCTATGATGGGGATCTACTTAGACAATCTTGAATCCTGGAATCTCTTTGATAACTACACATCTATCACTGGAATGGACCTGGGCcttaaacagaaattattccAGCACTATCTTTTACTGGATACTAAGTATCCAGTCCTGGCAATATTAGCTATTTTTctaagcatttctttttatttacgCTCAGTCTTTATTACCTTGATGGTCCTGCTCGCTGTCGTCAGTTCTTTATTGATCTCCTACTTCTTGTACAAGGTGGCCTTCAGATTCACCTACTTCCCTTTTGTAAACCTGACAGCAGTCATCATCCTCAGCAGCATTTGTGCCAACCACACCTTTGTCTTCTTCGACCTCTGGAACCTCAGCAAGAGCCAGAACCCTTCTGCTGGGCTCTCTCAGTGGGTGAGTCAAACCATGCACCACTTTGCGTATCTCATGTTGGCATCTTGCTTCACAACGGGTGCTGCCTTCTATGCCAGCTACATTAGCAATATAATAGCCATCCGCTGCTTCGCTATTTACATGGGCACCTCTGTGCTGGTGAATCTGGTATTCATGATGACTTGGCTTCCTTCTTCGGCTGTGCTGTATGAGCGCTACATAGCAACAACCTGCATTTACAAGCCAGAAGACTACTGGAACAACGCCGGCCAGAAGAGAGTCGCTCTCTCCCTCCATTACATTCTCAGGGGTCTCCAGAACACGCTGTCTGAAACCTCCAAGCTGCTATTTGAAAAGCTTCTGCCTTGTGGGGTCATCAAGTTTCGGTACATCTGGATCTGCTGGTTTGCTGCCTTAGCGATAGGAGGTGCGTACATCTCCTGTTCCAACCCCAAACTCAAACTCCCGACTCTTGAGACATCATCTGTCCAGGTGTTTAGATTGAGCCACCCCTTTGAGAGGTACGATTCCGAGTACTGCCACCAGTTCATGTTTGAGAGGCTGGAGCATGGAGAAGGGCAGCGTATGCCTGTCACGATAGTATGGGGCATTCTGCCCGTGGATAATGGGGACCATTTCAATCCAAAAAGCAATGGCACCCTAGTGACAGACATCACCTTCACAATCCAAAACCCCGATGCCCAGAAGTGGCTCCTTGAATTCTGCCAAAAAGTGAAGAACAAAACTTTCTATTACCCCGACACAGAGCAGAAATCTACTGTGTGCTTCATGGAGGAGTTCCTCAGGTGGATGGACAGTCGCCAGTGCTCCCAGCGAGACCACAGCTTCAATCTTTGCTGTAATCAGTTCTCTTTCCCTTACGGAAGCGAAGTCTTCCTACACTGCATCAAAATGATGCTCCTGGaacagggcagggaaggggcagaaaCGTACGATCTGGGCCTCAGGTTTGACAGGGAGGGAAATCTTGCTGCCTTAGTGCTGCAGTTTCAAACTATTTATCACTATAGCTTCAACTACAGCAAAGCCAAACAATTCTATGAGGAAATCGACCTCTGGGtaacagaggaaatgaaaactgCCCCTGTGGGGCTTCAGAATGGCTGGTTTACCAGTAAACTAGAGCTATACAACCTCCAGCATAGTCTCAGCACAGAAACAATGGTGGTCATGGGGCTCTCCATAGCCATATCCTTCGTGGTGCTGCTGCTCACGACCTGGAATGTTCTCCTTAGCGTTTTCTCTGTTACTGCCATCGCGGGCACTGTCCTGGTAACCATTGGTCTTTTGGTCCTCTTGGAGTGGCAGCTCAACGCAGTGGAGTCTCTCTTcatttcagctgcagtgggtcTCTCTGTTGACTTTACCGTCAACTACTGCATCTCCTATCATTTGTGCCCCCATTCTGACCGCCTGAGCCGAGTGGCCTTCTCCCTGAAGCAGATGAGCTGTGCCACAGCCATGGCAGCTTCGgctctcttctctgcaggggTCATTATGTTGCCCGCAACAGTCCTGGCATACAGGAAGTTGGGGATATTCATCATGATGATCAAGTGTATCGGCTGTGGGTTTGCCAGCTTCTTCTTCCAGTCACTGTGCTGCTTCTTCGGCCCAGAGAAGAACTGTGGGCAGATCCTTTGGCCTTGTGCCCACACCATGAAAGACTATTCTGATGACTCTGGGCTGAACGGAAGCTTTGCCTGTGGGGGGAACGAGAAGCAAAACCGGTTGCGGAAGGTCCAGGAGTCCAACACGGCAAACGAGCAATACGAGCTCCAGCCCTTGTCCAGAAAACTCAGCGACAGCTTTGACAACAGCACTTCCACAAGCAAGCTGTCCAACCGGCCATCAGTTCTCTCTGAAGACACACAAgttgaagaaaacagatgcCCCAGACTAGGAATGCACCCCTCCtttgaaagagagagacagactcTGCAGGAGACCTTTGGAGACCAGCAGGTTGGCCTGTGCCAGTGTCCTGCCCTGCAAACTTCCTCTCCGTACAagcacagcagctcaggagCAGAAATTCACAGGGAGAGACTCTGCCGAGATTGTCGATGTCGAAAGTACGGTCCGAAAGTTTGGGATGGGTCTGGGCTGGACCATATCCAGCCGGCTGGCATGACAGAGGAAGGGCAGCTCAATAAATCACAGTGCTCCAGCGACACTGCCCAGCAGCAGTCAGATTATACCTCAGACAACAgccacctccctgctgctgacaTCTACAAAATTCACAGATGCCTTTGTTCTCTTGGCAGCTCTTTCGACATGCTCAACATCTCCAGTGAGACGTCGATTAGTGATTTTGAGCAAGGCCTAAAGCTTGCTGAATCAGCCAGTTCTTGTCCTGATGTCTTAGAGCTGTCTGATTCGTACAGTCAAACAGAGAGAGGTTACTTGAACGGGAAGAGAGATACCCTGCGGCTGGACCTGAGGGAGACTGTCTTTGATATCTCTCCAGCAGCATCGCAGCAGAACAGCTCTTCATGGAAAAATCGATTTGGATTAGGGAGCGAAGGTCCAGTGGTGTTACCGAACAGCCAACCAGACATGCCTGATGTTTGGATCAAACGATCTAGCGCACAAAGTTCTGGTTACAACAGCTGA